Proteins from a single region of Labedella gwakjiensis:
- a CDS encoding amino acid ABC transporter permease, with protein MSGSAVLFDAPGPKARRLSRILSIVGIALIAGGLAWVIMTLAAPRQASGGITLSGMFAPERWDIFSEPIVWQSIGEATVRTLQAAGIGAVGAVIVGVILSILRTAANPWVRIPTTVLIEFCRGMPVLLMMLFILLVFSTGALWAVVTALIIYNGTLIGEALRAGIASLPKGQREAGLSLGLTPLRTRLLIEFPQAFRQMLPIIIAQLVVLLKDTSLGYIVGYPELLRQTTNYLANFYGNRYMFSLFFVALAIYLTINLLLSWFARWLARSEERKRTGKKGKPDKTILDSTPNANAQALASGSGGLGAA; from the coding sequence ATGAGCGGCTCGGCTGTCCTCTTCGACGCCCCCGGCCCCAAGGCCCGGCGTCTGTCCCGCATCCTCTCCATCGTCGGTATCGCGCTCATCGCTGGGGGTCTCGCCTGGGTGATCATGACTCTCGCTGCGCCTCGTCAGGCTTCGGGGGGAATCACCCTGTCGGGCATGTTCGCTCCCGAGCGGTGGGACATCTTCTCCGAGCCCATCGTGTGGCAGTCCATTGGCGAGGCCACGGTCCGTACCCTGCAGGCGGCTGGAATCGGCGCTGTCGGCGCCGTGATCGTCGGAGTGATCCTCTCGATCCTCCGCACGGCCGCGAACCCCTGGGTTCGCATCCCCACCACCGTCCTCATCGAGTTCTGCCGCGGCATGCCGGTTCTGCTCATGATGCTCTTCATCCTGCTCGTCTTCTCGACGGGCGCGCTCTGGGCCGTCGTCACGGCACTCATCATCTACAACGGCACGCTCATCGGCGAGGCGCTCCGCGCCGGCATCGCCTCGCTGCCGAAGGGGCAGCGGGAGGCGGGCCTCAGCCTCGGACTCACGCCGCTCCGCACACGACTGCTCATCGAGTTCCCGCAGGCGTTTCGACAGATGCTGCCGATCATCATCGCGCAGCTCGTTGTACTGCTGAAGGACACCTCACTCGGCTACATCGTGGGCTACCCCGAGTTGCTCCGCCAGACGACGAACTATCTCGCGAACTTCTACGGGAACCGCTACATGTTCTCGCTGTTCTTCGTCGCTCTCGCGATCTACCTCACAATCAACCTGCTTCTGTCGTGGTTCGCGCGGTGGCTCGCCCGCAGCGAGGAACGGAAGCGCACGGGCAAGAAGGGGAAGCCGGACAAGACCATCCTCGACTCGACCCCGAACGCGAATGCACAGGCCCTCGCATCCGGGAGCGGCGGACTCGGCGCTGCCTGA
- the pheS gene encoding phenylalanine--tRNA ligase subunit alpha, producing MSEPTAITEEAVSAAVDAALAAVAVATDSASLKQVRAEHAGERSTLARLNGELRNVAPELKAPLGKLMGQARGRVNQAFAAREQELVVEEENARLAAETVDVTAVATAYRPGARHPLTLLQERVSDVFVGMGWEIAEGPEVESEWFNFDALNFDADHPARAMQDTFFVDPVDSHLVLRTHTSPVQIRALLERDLPVYVLAPGRTYRTDELDATHTPVFSQFEGLAVDKGLTMAHLRGTLEHAARTLFGEEAQIRLRPSYFPFTEPSAELDLWHPTFSGGARWIEWGGCGMVHPNLLRAAGIDPDVYSGFAFGMGLERTLMFRSDVQDMRDMVEGDVRFSQQFGMVV from the coding sequence GTGTCCGAACCCACTGCCATCACGGAAGAAGCCGTCTCCGCAGCGGTCGATGCGGCGCTCGCCGCTGTCGCCGTCGCGACCGATTCCGCTTCGCTCAAGCAGGTCCGCGCCGAGCACGCGGGGGAGCGCTCGACGCTCGCCCGCCTGAACGGCGAGCTGCGCAACGTCGCCCCCGAGCTGAAGGCTCCGCTCGGCAAGCTCATGGGCCAAGCCCGCGGTCGCGTGAACCAGGCGTTCGCCGCTCGCGAGCAGGAACTCGTCGTGGAGGAGGAGAACGCCCGCCTCGCCGCCGAGACCGTCGACGTGACCGCCGTCGCCACCGCCTACCGTCCCGGCGCCCGCCACCCGCTCACGCTGCTGCAGGAGCGCGTCTCCGACGTGTTCGTCGGCATGGGCTGGGAGATCGCGGAGGGACCAGAGGTCGAGAGCGAGTGGTTCAACTTCGACGCCCTCAACTTCGACGCCGACCACCCCGCGCGCGCGATGCAGGACACGTTCTTCGTCGACCCCGTCGACTCGCACCTCGTGCTGCGCACCCACACGTCGCCCGTGCAGATCCGTGCGCTCCTCGAGCGGGATCTGCCCGTGTACGTGCTCGCGCCCGGACGCACGTACCGGACCGATGAGCTCGACGCGACCCACACTCCGGTGTTCAGCCAGTTCGAGGGCCTCGCCGTCGACAAGGGCCTCACGATGGCGCACCTGCGCGGCACACTCGAGCACGCCGCCCGCACGCTCTTCGGCGAGGAGGCGCAGATCCGTCTGCGTCCCAGCTACTTCCCCTTCACCGAGCCGAGCGCCGAGCTCGACCTCTGGCACCCCACCTTCTCGGGCGGCGCGCGCTGGATCGAGTGGGGCGGCTGCGGCATGGTGCACCCCAACCTGCTCCGCGCCGCGGGCATCGACCCCGACGTCTACTCGGGCTTCGCCTTCGGCATGGGGCTCGAGCGCACCCTCATGTTCCGCTCGGACGTGCAGGACATGCGCGACATGGTCGAGGGAGACGTACGTTTCTCCCAGCAGTTCGGGATGGTGGTGTGA